GCGAGATAGATTAGTTACCGGATGGCTTAAAGGACAAATATTTACCGGTACTGATGCTATTACAGAGTATCAAGATTCAGCACAAATTGCAAATGATAATGACATTCAAAATGCCATTCACAGTGCATTTGATTACGGATTGCCAAATAAATTTGTGGCTGCAAATAGTGCAATCGACCACTTTTGTGTAACCCGATATCCGGACGCAAATGGCAATTTAGAGCCGGCTGGATACTATCCAAATTCCCCTGCCAGAATTGACATGGATGTTAGTCGTGCAATGGTAGATGCCAATGGCGAAGGAAGTGCTACCGGTACATTTAGTCGCTACACCAACATGGAAGTGCCAATTTATAATCTTACTGGTTGGTATGATATTTTTATTGATGGACAAATTGAGTCAAGAAATTATGCCGAAAAATATTTGAGCAACACGTATGGAAACAAAAAACTGCAAAAAATATTAATAGGTCCTTGGGCGCACGGAACCATTGGTTCGAGAGAAACAGGAGATATGGTGGGTGCAAACAAATATCCTGAAAATGTATTAGACGGTATAGGCGTGAATATATCCGGAGATAACGAAGATGTTTCGATTACAGATGTATTGAAATCAGAGTTTGTGTCTTGGTATCGCTACAACCTAAATTATAACCCTAGTCAATATCTTGGAGATCCTAAGTTTATGATACCTGCAAGCCACAAATGGCAAGGAGGATTGATAAAAGTAAGAATACCATCTCAAGATTTTAAAATGCAATTTCATGAGTTCCTAAATTTTATGAATGGTTCCGGTGGCTTAAATAATTTAAAGATGGAATACAAAGATCCATTCCCTCCTTATACCGTGCATCAAATAACTATTAGTATTCCTGCACTTGGGCAACCAATGATGAGTCAATTAGATAATGAACCTATTTCCCCGGCTCCTATTAAGAACTTTGCCAACCTTCCGAATGTGAAGTTTTATGTTATTGGTCCAGTAAATGATTCGGCTAATAATGTAAATGTGGGTAACTATTGGTTTTCGTCCAATACATTTCCACCTCCAACTGGTATCAGTATGCAGAAAATGTATTTACATAATAACGGAACTGTTAATTCTACTGCACCAACATCTGATGAAGGATATAAAATTTATGTGCACGATCCTAACGATCCTGTTATTACAGCCGGTGGTGGTAACATGCTTGAGCAAATACCCAATAGCAATGATATAACTAGAGGACAAGTAGATATGACAAGTCCATTATATTCTTCCTATACAATGAACAGGCCAGGTGTAATACAATTTTCAAGTAATGCGATTCAAGATTCTTTATGTATTATAGGAGCACCCGTTGCAACATTGTATGCAAAAACAAATCCTGCAGGAGCCTCCAGTGGACTTACAGACACAGATTTTATGGTTAGGATTCTCGATGTATATCCTGATGGAAGAGAACTCTTTGTTGTAGAAGGCGCTGTAAATGCACGTGCACGAGATTATGCTAAAAACTTAGTGGACAATCCAAGTATGGATGAAGATTTCCCTTTCCCTAATGATAATACTCCATTTACAAATATTAATATTGGACAAGTGTATGAATTCAGATTCAAATTTTTCCCAATTGCATATACCTGGGGTA
This genomic window from Bacteroidota bacterium contains:
- a CDS encoding CocE/NonD family hydrolase, producing MRKIIFTSIVLFFIAMNSFAQKSNNGKLDTITDFAVRYDIPFVMPDSIKLMTNVFLPVVQDCLMVNINFGFGSTNLELISKGTQLLIYDTLNGQSNPNPYKMPLIFTRTPYNKHANSPIGGILGLLGYAYAEQDMRGRYTSEGVYLPLYSDGWNKNPYHPLTKHVLDLTPLSDPKNGNKHEDGYNSIQFMLDTNNLIRTYDINNDGVINPATESFSMFNGRIGMFGGSALGYNQYQAAAAHRIDPSKPGLKCLLPIVGPSEFFKSTGFHNGVLRDRLVTGWLKGQIFTGTDAITEYQDSAQIANDNDIQNAIHSAFDYGLPNKFVAANSAIDHFCVTRYPDANGNLEPAGYYPNSPARIDMDVSRAMVDANGEGSATGTFSRYTNMEVPIYNLTGWYDIFIDGQIESRNYAEKYLSNTYGNKKLQKILIGPWAHGTIGSRETGDMVGANKYPENVLDGIGVNISGDNEDVSITDVLKSEFVSWYRYNLNYNPSQYLGDPKFMIPASHKWQGGLIKVRIPSQDFKMQFHEFLNFMNGSGGLNNLKMEYKDPFPPYTVHQITISIPALGQPMMSQLDNEPISPAPIKNFANLPNVKFYVIGPVNDSANNVNVGNYWFSSNTFPPPTGISMQKMYLHNNGTVNSTAPTSDEGYKIYVHDPNDPVITAGGGNMLEQIPNSNDITRGQVDMTSPLYSSYTMNRPGVIQFSSNAIQDSLCIIGAPVATLYAKTNPAGASSGLTDTDFMVRILDVYPDGRELFVVEGAVNARARDYAKNLVDNPSMDEDFPFPNDNTPFTNINIGQVYEFRFKFFPIAYTWGKNHKIKILISSSNFPRFQVNPNIPIADGEFFRRKPGDGQGTNKTPDGSFMMPRVAVQRLAFSPQYPSSIELPVFTSSPLSLNEDKQDYSSGLNILVYPNPASDKVSIYLSTNSEYKAALLDITGKQLLESKAFQDQVDLDVKNIPTGIYLVEVTDSRTNEKSMRKLIINR